The bacterium genomic interval CAATGCATTAAAAAATTCGACGCTCACGGTAAATATGTTCTGACAATAGGAAGAAAAGGAAAGGGCCCTGGCGAATTCCTGCGGATATTAAGTTTCTGTATAAACCAAAACAATGAAATTTTAACTTACGATGAAATTAACAGAAGATACTCTATCTTTTCAACCGAAGGAAAGCTTTTAAAAGACTTTCGTGCAACAAAAAAAGGATACTTTTCTCTGCATGCTCTCCGCGCTTTTGGCACAAATAAATTTCTGATAGCACACGAGCAAATGCCCGAATATAAAATCAACAATGTATTTACTGTTTTTACAAATGATATGAAGAAAATTCTCTTTTCTTTTGGTACAAAAAAAGATTTTCAGAACAATACTGACCCTCTTTTTGAAGAAATCTTCTACTATGAAAAAATTCCTTTTGCTTTAACTGATTCCACAAAACTGCTCGGTTCACACATATATTACAATGGCTGCGCAACATTTATGGAAAATAAAAACGGAACATGGATATCAAAAGAAATTAAAGCGCATAAATGCAGATATACAAATGTGGACAGAATCCCGGGAAAATACGTAAAATCCAAAAATTATTCTGCATATAAAAGCCCCGGTATTTTTATTATTCCATGCAGACACAATGGTAAAGTTTACGGATATTTAATAAGAAATCTTACAGCCGGAATTTTCCCTTTTCAAAAAGATAAATTCATACAGTTTATTTTGATTTTGGTAAAAAAGAATGAGTATGAATTCGGGTTTAATCTTTTTTCAGATAACGGCGAATTCCTTGGATACCAAAAAATAAAAACTTATACTGACTTTTATTCAATATCTCATTTTAAAGT includes:
- a CDS encoding 6-bladed beta-propeller produces the protein MQLNRIPGFIFFLYLSLNFSAVSQTLNLKIDKVFTIGGPEIEKEGYLFIAPQEAFTDSSGNIYVRDVVTTMGYHSQCIKKFDAHGKYVLTIGRKGKGPGEFLRILSFCINQNNEILTYDEINRRYSIFSTEGKLLKDFRATKKGYFSLHALRAFGTNKFLIAHEQMPEYKINNVFTVFTNDMKKILFSFGTKKDFQNNTDPLFEEIFYYEKIPFALTDSTKLLGSHIYYNGCATFMENKNGTWISKEIKAHKCRYTNVDRIPGKYVKSKNYSAYKSPGIFIIPCRHNGKVYGYLIRNLTAGIFPFQKDKFIQFILILVKKNEYEFGFNLFSDNGEFLGYQKIKTYTDFYSISHFKVIGTDNKHGYFVSEQIDSCPVITKISIRE